The genome window TACAGAATTAGTTTCCGGGTTTACTTTCTTTACTTCGGCCAGGTTAAAGCTGAAATTATCCTGTTTGGTAAAAATCCTGCGGATAGGAAAACCAATGGAGTCGGCCTCAATAGCCCCTATGGCTACCTGGTACAGTAGAGGCTGAAAAGTATGATAATTATGTTTATCAAGCAATAATACTTCAACAGGGGCGCTTTTTAGCTTCTGCGCTAAGGCTAATCCTCCAAATCCTCCCCCAACAATCACTACTCTTGGTTTTGACCCCTTATTTTTATTTTCAGCTGTAACAGTAAACATATATTCTTATAAATCTCAATTATACACAATCTTTCATTAATGTGGTGTAAACTTATCGCTTAACGCAAATTATATACATTTAACCGACAATCACGTTTATTCATTACATGACTATTGAACGTAAAGGCGCCGATGTGTAATTATTGTTTAGTAATAAAACCAGGGCTTTCAAGCCATTTATATAGACATTTTGCCATTTTTTTGCTATTTTTAACCGCAAATAGATAATAACTGAGATTTTCAACTTCCATTTTAACAATAAGGGGTAATATATGGGCAGAATTGATAAAGTTTCAAGTCAGGATCAACCAGTTGATACTAATAAGAGTCTTTATATTGTAAAAATTGGTGGAAACGTTATCGATAATTCAGAAAACCTCCATAATTTTTTAAAGGATTTCACCGCACTTGATGGCTTTAAAATATTAGTACACGGCGGGGGAAAAGTGGCCACCCAGCTTTCCGAAACTTTAGGGATTGAGCCTAAGCTGGTTGACGGACGGAGAATAACAGATATTGAAACGTTGAGAGTGGTAACTATGGTGTATGGCGGGCTTATCAACAAAAACATTGTAGCCCAGTTACAACGGTTTGGAACCAATGCAATTGGCCTTACCGGCGCCGATGGAGATTTTATCCGTGCGAAGAAACGCCCTGTTAAAACAATTGACTACGGTTTTGTGGGCGATCTTGACGAGGATTCCATCAATCCGCAAAATTTAAAAAACTTGATCGGTGCAGGATTTACCCCTGTTTTTTGTGCATTAACGCATGATGGTGAGGGCCAGCTCTTAAATACAAATGCCGATACCATTGCATCGGCCTTAGCCGTTACACTGTCAGACTTATACAAAACAACCCTTATTTATTGTTTCGAAAAAAAGGGTGTGTTAAAAGATATTAATGATGAGGAATCGCTGATACAGGATATTGACCCTCAGCGATATGAAGAACTTAAAGCACAGCAAATAATTCATAGCGGGATGCTGCCTAAACTGGATAACGCCTTTACTGCGATAGCCTGCGGGGTTACGTCGGTAATTATAGGCAACTCAAATGACTTGGGGAAATTGAAGGATAATAAACCATTTGGAACACTTTTAAGCAACAACAAATGAACGCACAACAACATATCGCCATTTTAGGAAGCGGCAACATAGGCATTTCGTTAGCTAAAGGATTGGTAAAGGCCGGAATCTGCAAACCGCAGCAAATTTCATTAACACGCAGGAATGTTAGTGCATTATCTTCTTATGCGGAAGAAGGATATCATACCACCGATAACAACCTTAAAACTGTAAGAAAAGCTGACTTTGTGGTTTTAGCCGTATTGCCGCACCAATTGAACAAGTTACTGGATGAAATAAAGCCGTCTATAAAATCAGAAAAACAATTACTGATCTCTGTGGTATCGGGCGTTAGTTGTGGAGACATCCGTACCCAGCTTGATCTTAATGTACAGGTAGTTCGTGCTATGCCAAACACGGCAATAGCTATTGGGCAGTCAATGACCTGTATTGCAACCGATAATGGTACTCCCAAAAACATCAATTTTGTACGGTCACTTTTTGACACCGTTGGTGTGACAATAC of Mucilaginibacter xinganensis contains these proteins:
- the proC gene encoding pyrroline-5-carboxylate reductase, producing the protein MNAQQHIAILGSGNIGISLAKGLVKAGICKPQQISLTRRNVSALSSYAEEGYHTTDNNLKTVRKADFVVLAVLPHQLNKLLDEIKPSIKSEKQLLISVVSGVSCGDIRTQLDLNVQVVRAMPNTAIAIGQSMTCIATDNGTPKNINFVRSLFDTVGVTIQINEELMTSATALCACGIAFFLRSIRAASQGGTEIGFHAHDALKMAAQTAKGAADLLLQLASHPEQEIDKVTSPSGCTIAGLNEMEHNGFSSAMIKGIKLSAAKAGDLYHKPE
- the argB gene encoding acetylglutamate kinase encodes the protein MGRIDKVSSQDQPVDTNKSLYIVKIGGNVIDNSENLHNFLKDFTALDGFKILVHGGGKVATQLSETLGIEPKLVDGRRITDIETLRVVTMVYGGLINKNIVAQLQRFGTNAIGLTGADGDFIRAKKRPVKTIDYGFVGDLDEDSINPQNLKNLIGAGFTPVFCALTHDGEGQLLNTNADTIASALAVTLSDLYKTTLIYCFEKKGVLKDINDEESLIQDIDPQRYEELKAQQIIHSGMLPKLDNAFTAIACGVTSVIIGNSNDLGKLKDNKPFGTLLSNNK